The following is a genomic window from Hemibagrus wyckioides isolate EC202008001 linkage group LG22, SWU_Hwy_1.0, whole genome shotgun sequence.
TGTTGGAAAGTTGAATAAAACTCCATATAAAGTGGCAGGTTTCTCACCTATCATGTGGAAGGCCCGAGTTTGATTCTCAGCCAGTGCCcacaccccagccactggatgcagggTTGGTCCCAATCCCggataaaatggaagggttgtGTACAGGTatggagcagctgaaagatcaacaacataaAGTCTTCAATAAAGACTGTATGGTTTCTCATTCTTATATTTTCAATCTAACcatatgggttttttttaaattaagcaTATCAATTTTTTAAATAGCCTTTAGACTCCTGTTGTGAGTCAGGTTTGAGTACTGTTGGCTAAAATGGCAAAAAGGTTTGGTTTCATCAGGACACGCCTGACATGGAGCTTGTACTTCGCTGATACTAAAGTAGTTTATAAAGgtgagctgtgagtgtgtgacatcatcaggtGCATCATCAGGggcattgtgggaagtggagtctgtGGTGTAGCCAGGAATTAAATTCAGAAGGAGGTGAGTaattaaaatactaaataagATCTGAGGTCATTTGTACTATTAAATTGATAAATGAGACAAGTTCGTCAAACAGAAGTAAGAGCAATGAGGCCAAAAAGTGAGACAAACCATATCACTTTATTTAAAAGCTTGGTGTAAAATACCTTTATGACGGTTTCAATGAGAATAATTAAACAAGACGCTAACCGTTTCTGAAAAATGGGCTGTTACCTTCAtcagaaatgtgaaaaatgcTTGATTCTCATTGGTTAATCCTGCTTCCCATCATATCACCTGGTAGCCATTGTAAAatcaatgaaaaataaaatgataaaaatttgATACAGAGATGAATGAAATCAAACTCTGCTCCATGTAAGACTAAAACACCAGGAAACAATAGAACACTACATTAATGGAATAATggaagacagagaaacagaggggaCAGcacggtggtttagtggttagcactgttgcctcacagcaagaaggtcagGTATAGGAAATGGAGGGAAAGTAAAATGAGTCCAGGTGAAATGATCAATTAATTAAATCATGTGCTGTCCATCCAGTGATGTTTGTTTACTCAAAtggatatatataaatatataaacaattaaaaaatacacacatttaattTATAGTCTGTTTTATAGAGCAGCTTTGATGGAGTTTATCCCAAAGAGTTAATTAACAAACTAACACAGTCAAGGTGGTTGTTATTCACAATGGTTGAATTCACAAGCCCCACGTTGTAGCTACAGTAAGGTTAAGTCTTCATTAGTTAATGATTAGTACACAACTTAACTCATCATTAGCTCACATTTCAGTAATTCAGCTGTCAGTGCAGGATTACTCATGTAAAATGCTAGCAAAGAATCTTCAAGAACATTTCTGGTCAGAGCTGGGCAGCTCCTCCGGGAGATCAGATCTGAGGGTGGACGTGGTGTTGGAATGGACGATGGACTGATAAACAGTCATGAAGACACAACGAGCTTCGTTAGAGTCTCACGTTGTATAGCAGGACAGAACACCTTGATTTCAGCATGTTCCTTGAAGCCCCCCCATCCCCCCCCTTTTGGGAATCAGGGACTATGTTATTAGTCAGTTATTTCTGAAATATATCATCTGATAGAGTTATTCCACTAGCATAAACATCTGTTTATACAATGACTAGCATCGCATTTGGTAACAAGAGCAAGCGTGATTCGATAACATATCCCAACGAGTGCATTAAAGTTTGTTGTTATCATATCCACTTGCTCCCAGCTTCCCATTTCAACAGAGCAGAAGGGGGTTTGGTCCAGACTTGAAACATTGTCCAgatgtgctttttttaaaagaagatTTGTAAATAGCTCATTAATGAGAAAAGCTCAGAGAGGCTTCAGGAGGAGTTTGAGGATTCACTCAGGGTGCATGAACCCCAAAATGCTTTACTTAGCTTTTCACATGATTTAGCTAAACATCCCCAATTTAGAGTCTGAGTATAGAACGGAATAAAAATGGATAAATCATTATAGACGTTAATACTGCATTattacattctgttataatgtTGCTTATAACAGCTCACAAACCCACAATATTATATTGATAGATGTATGTTCTTCTGCTTATAATGAACTTGTAATTATGAATAAACCTCTTCATGtggtgctgttattggaaaataatcaacaaccgAGTGATGACTGtcacaaagtgctgacactggagactccttccataaaagaaACATCAACATCACCCTGCAAAACAACTTCACACATCTATTTagtcctatatatatatatatatatgtatatatatatatatatatatatatatatatatatatatatatatatatatatatatatatatatatatatatatatacagtatatatagttactatagaaataagaAAGCtgaaccttctgaccaatcacgaTCCAGAAAAGGTAGCGCAGAGTCTATTATCTTACACACTATTTAGTCTCCTAGTAGGAAGACCTTGTTGGTTTGTCGTGTCATGTCGTGTCATCGTGTGTATATAATTAAACTCTTTTTAACATAAATTCATttcttaattcattcattttgataaattCATTTCTCGCCTCATTGCTGTTTACCATAAATATGGACTGTACCAGTTGGATTTCACAAGACAGATTCCAGTAAATCTGGTGGTTTAAATGTGGTTTTACAAATGTGGTTTTATGTCAGCGCAAACTGTGGGATAAATTCATCACCAGTTACTTGCAGTTTCCAGTAACGTACAAGCGATCAAAGCTGTTCTTTTACAGTTCCTCTGAAAATCCGCTTAGTCATGTTTCACAGCCTGGCATTAGCTCACAGTCTGCCctgcatttttatttctcagAAGAAATTTGGACAAACCTAAGATTTGGTTAGTGGATGTTTAATAAGCATTTTGGAAGGAATGttaagagatttttttaaattagctaTTTACTTTAACAAGCTAATTTCCAAGACATAACTAGCaaatttataaaacattaattTAACCACTTTTTACCTCATTTATGTTGTacctcatttattttttaacctcaTTTATGTTTtacctcatttatttatttattttttacctcatttatgtttatacatctaattttatttttttcttcacttatgtttttatctaatttatttatttatttattttttaccttatttatgtttttgtcatatttgtttttaccttatttatgtttttacatctcttattttattttattctttacttcatttatgtttttactttatttacgtTTTTAGaaatttgtgttttttcctcatttttacccttatttatatttttacctcATTTATGTTTTTAGTTAATTTGCCGTAACTTGCAAAAAGTTAACATAACATTAGATTTTATGgcaaatttaaaagaaaatttttgattttttatgtACTAGTAAACTATTCAAAAATTCCACCAAAAGACATCGCACTGAtgtagaaaaatattttaaaaatcttgtCGTTTTTGTgatttgtattaaatattttgaaggttacattttaaatgcaaaaaGTGTGATTTTTTATCTTTGAAACCTACTCAATCAAGTATAAATAACATTACATAGGATCCAAAATAATGCTACAATAAAGAAATGCGTATTTGCGTATTGTGGATAGTTTTATAGCCCATTGACAcctttaaaaactttaaaatctattaaaataaaagaccACAGTGTTCCACAGAACCTGTATGGTTAACATTGCTAATCCAAACCTATatattcagaaaaaaagcaTCTACAGGACGTCACATGGTCATCTTCCATAGCTTCCTCATGGCTTTGGATTAGTTTGATAAGTGTAAACAATGGCCTTGGACCAGATAGCTGTTTCTCTCAATAGGAAGTTAAAAGTTATGAATTACTCCCCTTCCAATCTGAGTTTAAATAAAGAGCTCTGGATATGTCACGTCTAAAAATAGCCAGTGTTTTGGAGTGGTCGGTGTGAGAGTCAGAGTTTAGGGTGATCTGTACAGAATCTGCACAAGTGACagctttaaaatgaatgaagacATGCTAATATGTTTTTACAGAATTAGCAGAGCAATCTGACGAAGCACAAGAGTTTATTCAGAACAAACTCCAATCTTTTGTACATAtacaatgttttttatttacatatgttGCTATACATACTTAcataaatgacacaataaaaattaataaattaattttcaataaataggcttttttttacataaagcagCAGTATGGAAGACCATATTTCATGAGCTTAGTGATGGATAAGTTAGTAGAAATTTTGGCGTTATTTATGGTCAGCTGTATTTGTAGCTCAGTGGAAGTAGATGGAAACAGTCCGTTTTTATCACAGTGGTGTTAAAGAGACGCAAAATTGAgtaaaatctttaaaagaaTAGACAAAGCAACAATTATGTTCACATTAATTCAACAACTTGGTTAGCAGTGAGTGGAACTGGTATTGCTGGTTAGCATAAGATGTTAAAATAGATGTTAGCTATATGTGTGCCAAAGTTTTCTTCCATATAGCGTATCAAGGGTTTTCCTCAATACTTTGTCTTCACTTATGGATCTAGATTAAACCTGGattgaacaaataaaacaactgAACAAATAAAGATTGATGCATTATACAGCTAAATAGCTAATATACCACACTCATTGAAAAAAAATGTCCCCAAACTGAAAATGTTACAATTGCGTGAAAGTTAATGTGAACCAGGTAGCTGTGTTCAAAAGATCATGCTAATCATTTCCCATTGGTATATTAGCTCCCTGATTTGTGAAGAAATTTGACGGGGCAGTATGCAGTTAGAGAAAGGTACCAAACTGTACCATGGCTTGTCACTGTGGTGGGAACCTCAAGGCTACATCCTACATTTACGTTTAAATCTCATTTATGGTACATGGTCATTAAGGTATAATACATAGATCCCTTAAATAAGTGGAAGGTATACTACATTTAATAGCCAAAATATGTTTGAAGCTATTCACTTCCCCAGGGGATAGGTTCATAGGAACAGTACAACGGACAAACCCTTGAAGTTCACCACCTACCTCATGAGCAATTGCACAGTTTAGTACTTCTTTTTCTATAAGAAGCAGAATGGAATGTGAACCAGTGTCCATAGACAATAATTCCTTCCTGTCTGACCAGATTCGAGGGAGTAACATTTAAGCCTGGTGGAATCTTGACAGACCTAGTTGCTTGAAATGGTCACTTGCATGTTTCTCAGCCACAACACCTTCTTATCATGGACTGCTCAATGCCCGGGAGCTTAGCTCTCACGGCATGCAAGGCAACAGAATGTAGATAACCCCATAACCTCTACCCCTCCACCTCACAGCCACAGAACCCTTATGATGCAGTCCGCCGTTCCTCAGACTTTGGAGAAAACGTTCGACTTCCCCGTCTGTTCTTCTGCTCCTTTCTTGGGCCTGGTTGTACAGTTACGGATCCAAAGTTGCTTTGCAAATGACACAGTGTTGAGGTAAAGTATAGGATGCAAACAATTAAAAGAAGCAAAACataaatagaattttaaaaTACATCAATGTGACTAACCATGTGCGCATTAAACAGAGGATCGTCCTTTGAAATTTAGGCATCCACATAACAATCGCTGTCTTATAACTGGACATGGTCCATCCATTTTGCATGTCCAAAATATCCAGAGGGTGTccatgcaaaacaaaaacaggaataCCGCTCAGTTTTTCTCATTGAACGGTAGACCATCTCACGCTAGATCACTCTGGTTAGTTTCACACATTTCCTTTCCTCAAAGACTTCCCAGATAACCATATTGCTTTGCCTTGGATGGCCATTATCAAATGCTTTCAGTTATGCAGGAAGCTGTGTATTGACACAGGGCAGAGAAGGATGTAGATACAATGCTACAGAAACTGGATTCTGGCGGTTTCCACAAGCCTCGACTGAATGACCTTACAGTTTTTTATCTTAGAGTTCATAGGCCATCCAAAACCTGTGTTCTATGTTTCTGAGACCTGTAAATtgaaaaaactttaaaaaatgaaaaagctgTAAAATGGATTTGCCTTTGAAGTGTATCTTCGGTATGAGTAGTTAAGGTCATCTATCACACCCAGAAAACATCAAAATACAATGCAACACCCTGACATCTTTCTGAATATGGCTGAAGTCATCTTGAGGATGTTTATTTGGTTGATTTAGTGGtttgttgtattgttttccCATCTTTTTCTTGAAATTAACCTCAAGCACACTCTCACCGATGGCAATCTCCATACAGAAGCACTAAATCTAGTCTTCTTTTTAGATTTCTTCCTTTTCTGCTGTCCCTTTTGAAAAAGTTAAATAAGATAGCATCACCAGATCTTAAAGGTCTTAAAGGTTCTTATGTTAAGGACAGCCCCTTTTACTGTGGGACTTCTTATGTCTTGATTTTATCATGTTGACCTGGAACTACAGTCTCTTTCTCCAAGACTTAGAAATGTCTCCACTTTTCAGTGTCCTTTACCAAAACCAAATACTTTGAGGACTATCTGCAACCACACTCTGCCACTACCATGCCTTCAAACTTGTACTGGTAGGTGACCACACCTGCATCATCCAGATAGAGAAGTGAGATAGGGTCAAGCTTTGTGGGGACACAGCAAGCTCTGGAAACAGTCTTTGGATTTTTAAGATTGATCAGAGTCTGCACAATGGCATGCTTGGTTGGAGTGACATGTTTGGTTAAGGGGTAAGTACAGACTCCTGTGCATTCATATGCCTCATAACCCTGAGGTTCTAAGATCCAAGAGTCCCAACCAATGTCCTTAAAATCAACGTATAGGGAACTCTTCTTGCACTGGTTGCCCTTTGCATTTCTTCGAATCCTGGAGCCTGTGTCATAAATGAGGTTGGAGCGCATCTGCAGGAGAGCTTCTTCATCCGGTTCCCCTTCTTTGCTATGTCTTTCTTGTCCCATACTTCCTAGCTCCCCCCAGAGATCCATGAGTTCCATCTCTAGGTTGTCATTCAGACCTATGCCAGGCATTTCATGCTTGATCATTTCATTCAACTCCTGTTTTTCTCCTCTGTGATCTGTGCTTTGGTCATTGGAGAAAACAATTATCAGAGGTTTGTGCCTCTCTTCTGTACTGGTATCAATTTCCATGTCACCACCTGTGGCAGGACCTTCAAACTCTGACCCATTCTGTGAGTTTATACTTGCAATGTGAACCTCCAGTCTGTGGGTGTTGCCAGAGTTGGACCTGCGCCAGTGTTGCATGGCAACAGTCATGTCGAAAGTCTCCCAACCATTGTCTGTGCCGTAAACCTGCCGTGATGCCAACTCCACTAGCTGAACCTGTTCCTCTTCTCCGTCTTCGGACCAACTGTCATTCCGCTGAACCACCTCATAAACAGTCACTGTACGGTCGACACCAGCATAAAGGTGTCTGTCGATCTGGACGAGGGTGTAGAGACGGAGCTCCGCAGCCATAACCCACTCATGATTTGGGATGGAAATGTTAAAAAGCAGGGGATGTCGCCTCACACCATTGGGACCCATGTCGCTTGGGGTGGAGTCTAAGGAAGGCAGTAATAGCAGATTTTATGTATGAGCCATAGTTCATATGTAATCAACCGCTgcacaaaaaaaccctgaacaCCATGAGAAATAATACTGTCTTTGGGTGCGGTCAGCTGAATTACATTCCTGTTTGAGTAGACAGTGGTCACAGAATTAAGAATTCCATTCATATTGTGgcaaaaaataattttctttcagTACACATATGAGAAATATCATCAAAAATCAGTATTATTTCTGTGACAGGAACAAAGGGCTAGAGGTGTGACCAAACCAAATAAAACATCCTTACCTTCATTCTTGAAACTGCGTACAATGTTTGCAGATGGCATGGATGTTCTGTCATTAGCAAACCGGTTGTACAATTCCAGCATGTATTCCGGAGGTTGTACTCGGGGTGCCCCAGGCTGCACGAGGGGTCCATGTCCTGACAGGTTGAAGGTCCGGAGGAACTGTCCCCGTAGGGTCTCAAGCAGATTTTGCATATCCACCTCACTGTCTTGCTCTAGAAGAGAAGGATCCACAACCCCTCCACGGCCATCATCGAGCCCAGGGGCAGTTCGGTGCCTCTCTGGGGAACTGATAGGACTGGCATCCCCTGAGAAAATCCCTGAAAGGAGCAGAAGGAAAGAGAGGCAGTGCATGGAAGTGGTTGAGCAACCTTTGACACCGGCCATAGTTAGGAGTAGAAGAACATGAATCAGTTGGAATCGCTCTCCGATATGCAGAAAGTTTCATACAAAAAGGGAATAGACTTCCTTGGTAGATCCTGGAAAGAAAAAGCACTAATTCCAAGCCTTTTTTAAGTGGTTCCTGGTATTAGCAAGATGAGTTGAGCTCTGGTGTTGATCTGGAAGATCAGTAACTCTGTCCTGTTCTGAGTGTAGATGTTCAGTGCTTGCAGATTTGTAGTGCACCTATTCCAGATCTCAGGTATTTATTGCTCCTTACGCCCTTCGATGTGACTCTGATGTCTGCAGACTTTGGTTTGAAGGACTGCTTCATTGAGTTTCACTGTGGCATCTCTTTTCTTCCtgtgttttcctctctctcactctctctcactccctatctcttgctttctcttggTTCCTTATCTCTAAGCTGGGAAGCTCTGCATTTTCAGTGCCGATGgtcccactgtgtgtgtgtgtgtgtgctgttatcTACTTTCTTTCCTTAATGAGGACTTTGTAAACATCGTTCTGATACCAGCAAAAactggggttttttgtttggGTGGGTGAGCCAGGGAAGCGACTTGGGcctactgtttatttatttttcccagtGGTGTGGTTCCAGTGATGAACCACCATTTCATTGACCATTTCTTTTAGACAAAGTTGTTAAAGCCTGCTGTTATTTTCTTTGACTTGAAAAGGATTGAGATGTGTCCGCAAATCATTGAAACAGggtaatttaaatgaaatgaggTGTGAGGAACATCTACTTTGATATCATTGtaagggtgatgagtgtgtgtacaatTCAGCTGACCATGAAGAGAATAAGGAACACTCATACTTGCAGCACAAAAAGATTAGTACTTTGACAACATTGACTGACCCGGACTCAGTGGAACACCATACGTTGTTGAACATGAGCATGACATTTTGCTAAAACATTTATTGAATATGGATTCACTGTAGGGTCATCAAGGCCAAGGGGTTGTAGAAAATTCACAAGGTCCATTTGAAGTCGTTTATCCCCAAACTCCTGGGTTAAGtatttcctcttcctgtttgGTTGTCTTAATGTTTTTTCTTAAACCTTGGAACAAATCAGCAACTTTTCACAATATCACATACAATTTACTGAGCCTTGTTGTCTTTATGTCTTTAGAGTCCTATCAGTTGCTTGGTTGTTCATGTGATGGCTCCCAAAGTATCACAGTCCCACAGCAATGAGTGTTGTTCTGCGCTTACACGTCAAAGCAAACAGCACTTTCGGAAGTGCTGGGAAACCCTTATCACAACCGTCCAGGGACTGACAAGACCTTGTAGTCAAAAGAAAACTCTGGCAATGATTTGTGAAAAGCAGCCCCCGTCTGGCCAGGATGCTTCACATAGTTTGAATGCTCCAAGGCACAGAAGAGTGCCACACCACCTTCTGCTGATTTGGGGGCAGCTTTAGGATCATCTAGTCCAAGTTTAAGTATGTAGATACCTATTAGCAAGACAGACACAGATCAGTGTCTAATGTGGGGACCGGCACTTAATGAAGCAAAGGTCTACCCCAGGGATCAGATATGCCGAGGCTGCCTTACGTGTGAATGATTAGAAATGACGCACAAGGTCAGGAGTCACAACGATAGACCCTCTAGAGGGTGTTCAAGAGAAGTTTGACCTACTGACCAATTGTTTCAACATTCTTCTTGCCTtcccttgtttttttccccctaacaTTCCTGTTTTCCTTTGTCTGGTGATGCAGAATAGCACAGATCGCAGCTGTCATGTTAACCCTGACTTAATAGAATCTTCCAGAAAGATCATGTGCAAGCCTCAAACCTTCCAGAACAATCTGGACATTGTGTCATGGACAAGCCTTATGTGCGCAGAGCAGTGGATGTTTTCTTATTGATCTCAAGAGGGACATCCTCCACACCTCTGGGTCTGGATCTTTTGTTTTTCGATCATCATGACATTTCTCAGGCATCCCGCTAACATCCTTGCTTACGTAATATGTTCCCCGTGTTTTGCATTGTTTGTTACAAGTCCCGCGATAACCTTTTATACTCACACCCTCGTTCACACGCAATCTCGAATCTCCAGGCAGCCTTCATATTTCTTACCAtgagattcaattcaattctattaatttatatagctcttttaacaatggacattgtctcaaagcagctttagagaagtaTGGAAAcagggaaggaaaaaaattatgCAGTTgaaattaaagttactattttatccctaatgagaagcctgatggctccctgagatgatctgaagAAGAAtccttcagaggaaccaggctcagaatggAACTTCAtgctcatttgggtgacactggacagtaaatgtaaatacataatgtcctttctacaacagcaaccaagggcttctgaggaactattaggtcagtgtcgTTTCAGAGTTAGATGAGATGTGACATTTGTACAGAAAATACGACAGGGTTACGTTTCAGCCATTTACCCTTTAACGCCTTTACCCCACCAGAACAGCTTTTCACCCAAAATTCATTCTTTACTTTATGTACTTCATGtaaagtggtagcttagtggttagggtgttggattactgattagaaggttgtgagtttgaatcccaggtccgcccagctgccactgctggaccccttaACCATCAATCGCTTAGTTGTAttaaatgagacaaaaatgtgagttgctctggattaaGGGTGGttgccaaatgctagaaatgtaaaacacATGAACTTCATGCTCATGTACAGACTGTTACATATATAGAGAAAGAACTTTGAGGTGACTCCAAGCGAAACATCTGTAAAGTTGTAGCGTAGTATTGGGTTATCGAGAATCAGCGATTAATGACAAGGTGACATCATTCACATAGTGAACTGAATTTATTAGGAATTTATTAGGAGGTACAAGAACTGGTTCTTCTTCTGGTTGCGGCACATCCAAAAACAATTATAATTCCCTATTCAATTCTGTCCAGGAACAACAGACACTTTAGAGCACTTATATTGgcttaaaaagcaaaaaaactcTAAAACATAGCAAAACAGTCCATTTATATTATCCAGTAATCTCGGAACAACAGGAATTGTTATTGT
Proteins encoded in this region:
- the bmp10 gene encoding bone morphogenetic protein 10, producing MAGVKGCSTTSMHCLSFLLLLSGIFSGDASPISSPERHRTAPGLDDGRGGVVDPSLLEQDSEVDMQNLLETLRGQFLRTFNLSGHGPLVQPGAPRVQPPEYMLELYNRFANDRTSMPSANIVRSFKNEDSTPSDMGPNGVRRHPLLFNISIPNHEWVMAAELRLYTLVQIDRHLYAGVDRTVTVYEVVQRNDSWSEDGEEEQVQLVELASRQVYGTDNGWETFDMTVAMQHWRRSNSGNTHRLEVHIASINSQNGSEFEGPATGGDMEIDTSTEERHKPLIIVFSNDQSTDHRGEKQELNEMIKHEMPGIGLNDNLEMELMDLWGELGSMGQERHSKEGEPDEEALLQMRSNLIYDTGSRIRRNAKGNQCKKSSLYVDFKDIGWDSWILEPQGYEAYECTGVCTYPLTKHVTPTKHAIVQTLINLKNPKTVSRACCVPTKLDPISLLYLDDAGVVTYQYKFEGMVVAECGCR